In Silene latifolia isolate original U9 population chromosome 3, ASM4854445v1, whole genome shotgun sequence, a single window of DNA contains:
- the LOC141649401 gene encoding uncharacterized protein LOC141649401, with translation MLENKIDCGAVLETHVKSNAIQEIYNRSFSSYRLVHNSGAHANGRIWVLWQPRSVALTVLFTSAQHIHCEVTHFATGKVVNIIYVYGFNTRTDRHELWDTLKTISASILSPWIFMGDFNVVRAVDERLGTANFHLADMNDFKSCLEDSGLVDRPTTRCHYTWNNKQGDGLRWAKLDRIMISSTWFSSLSSVASYHPSGVSDHSPGVVKLLATHGNCGRQFRYMNCWALSPHFQQCIHHEWHASCNGGRIFTLFNKLKRLKSGLKRLHSNTFSNLAERIKQAKQSLLSCQMDIQHDPMDSSLYSKEKECL, from the coding sequence ATGTTGGAGAATAAAATTGACTGTGGTGCTGTCCTTGAAACACATGTCAAATCTAATGCTATTCAGGAGATTTATAATAGGAGCTTTTCTTCATATAGATTGGTTCATAACTCTGGTGCACATGCTAATGGTAGGATCTGGGTCTTGTGGCAACCCAGATCTGTAGCATTAACAGTGCTATTCACCTCTGCTCAGCACATCCATTGTGAAGTTACTCACTTTGCTACTGGAAAGGTGGTCAATATTATTTATGTTTATGGTTTCAATACTAGAACTGATAGACATGAGTTATGGGATACTCTTAAAACTATCTCAGCCTCTATTCTTTCACCTTGGATTTTTATGGGGGATTTCAATGTGGTTAGGGCAGTGGATGAAAGGTTGGGTACTGCTAATTTCCACCTTGCTGATATGAATGATTTCAAGTCATGTTTAGAGGACAGTGGCCTGGTTGATCGTCCAACTACAAGGTGCCACTACACATGGAATAACAAGCAAGGAGATGGCTTAAGGTGGGCTAAACTTGACCGTATTATGATCTCTTCAACTTGGTTCTCTTCTCTTTCTTCAGTTGCTTCCTATCATCCCTCTGGAGTCTCCGATCATTCTCCAGGGGTTGTTAAGCTTCTGGCTACCCATGGGAATTGTGGAAGACAATTTAGATATATGAATTGTTGGGCTCTCTCACCCCACTTCCAACAATGTATCCATCATGAATGGCATGCTTCTTGTAATGGGGGTAGGATTTTTACTCTGTTTAATAAACTGAAAAGACTCAAAAGTGGTCTTAAGAGACTGCATTCTAACACTTTCAGTAACCTGGCTGAGAGAATTAAGCAAGCAAAGCAGTCTCTTCTCTCCTGTCAGATGGACATCCAGCATGATCCTATGGACTCCTCATTGTACTCTAAGGAAAAAGAATGCCTATAG